The following proteins come from a genomic window of Verrucomicrobiales bacterium:
- a CDS encoding immunoglobulin domain-containing protein codes for MMRLFRLPLMLLTLLLQFAPLVRMASLLPPPAMNMIIILFRWAAGGAAAMGSVQAVAGASTLITSALAGKATNGQPFTVRLTTAPDPAHYWTAAPLPAGIKLQGTSGSTTWFLTGTPTVDGVFRIGLTAKDNSSSGADRTVSATFVLTVVPNGTPPAITQQPQGTVVEPGESATLTATASGTGPLKYQWLFNGERVAGATNATVTLSSLTSSQAGDYALWVTNVAGSVTSHVAAVVVNGPPSVNGEPVALQAPFGGGAQFRVLAGGKLPLSYQWLKDGIALERETNAVLSLTGLNSQSLGSYSVLVLNELGQATSAPALLTLNYGYTTNTASRVAMNASWKYNQTANLDSVKWEDPAFNDTAWSTGTGLLYVGSAALPAAKGTALTLGRLTYYFRTHFNFTGDPATTRLRLNTILDDGAVLYLNGQEILRVGMDTNLVNVVYSTLSNRSVGTAAAEGPFVLSGSHLVEGDNVLAVEVHQTGSSSSDLALGIALTTETGIPNQPVSLVTAITDTEVQEGSPAGFTGAVSGTAPIVYRWLHDGVELAGKTEPTLSIAAVSAADAGLYTLVASNGFGSMTTSARLTLAPPLAPLTVEVEGLLNSQLTLSALVSAGQRYEVESTDGLEPSSWTSVLTHTAVETGKFSWQVDTTTAPARFFRIRRQ; via the coding sequence ATGATGCGTCTATTTAGATTACCCCTGATGTTGCTCACCCTGTTGTTGCAGTTTGCGCCCCTCGTTCGCATGGCTTCGTTGCTGCCGCCGCCCGCCATGAACATGATCATCATCCTCTTCCGTTGGGCCGCCGGCGGCGCTGCTGCGATGGGGAGCGTGCAGGCCGTTGCCGGAGCCTCCACGCTCATCACGAGCGCGCTCGCTGGCAAGGCAACCAATGGACAGCCCTTTACTGTGCGTTTAACCACGGCACCTGACCCGGCCCACTACTGGACGGCCGCGCCGCTTCCCGCCGGCATCAAGCTCCAAGGAACCTCGGGAAGCACCACCTGGTTCTTGACCGGCACGCCCACGGTGGACGGCGTGTTCCGGATCGGCCTCACGGCCAAGGATAACTCCAGTAGCGGGGCGGATCGGACAGTGAGCGCCACCTTTGTCCTGACCGTAGTTCCCAACGGAACCCCGCCGGCGATTACTCAGCAGCCGCAGGGGACCGTAGTCGAGCCGGGTGAATCCGCGACGTTGACGGCGACGGCGAGCGGCACGGGCCCATTGAAGTATCAGTGGCTCTTTAATGGGGAACGTGTGGCCGGGGCCACCAACGCCACGGTGACGCTGTCGAGTTTGACTTCCTCCCAGGCGGGCGACTATGCGCTGTGGGTTACCAATGTGGCGGGGTCGGTGACCAGTCATGTCGCCGCGGTGGTCGTCAACGGGCCGCCGTCCGTGAACGGGGAGCCGGTTGCGTTGCAAGCCCCGTTTGGTGGCGGTGCGCAATTTCGCGTTCTGGCGGGCGGCAAGTTACCCCTGAGCTACCAGTGGCTTAAGGATGGAATCGCGCTTGAGCGCGAGACCAATGCCGTCCTGTCCCTCACCGGCCTCAACTCGCAGAGCTTGGGTTCTTACTCGGTTCTCGTGCTGAATGAGCTGGGGCAGGCGACGAGTGCTCCGGCGCTCCTGACGCTGAATTACGGATACACGACGAATACCGCGTCACGGGTGGCGATGAACGCCTCCTGGAAATATAACCAGACCGCGAATCTTGACTCGGTGAAGTGGGAAGATCCGGCTTTTAACGACACGGCTTGGTCCACGGGCACTGGGTTGCTTTACGTCGGAAGCGCCGCTCTCCCGGCGGCAAAAGGCACCGCGCTCACCTTGGGTCGGCTCACCTATTATTTCCGCACTCACTTCAACTTCACGGGCGACCCTGCGACAACCCGTTTGCGCCTCAACACGATTCTCGACGATGGAGCCGTTCTTTACCTGAACGGCCAGGAGATTCTTCGCGTGGGTATGGACACCAATCTGGTGAATGTTGTGTATTCCACTCTCTCAAATCGCTCGGTAGGAACCGCTGCGGCCGAAGGGCCGTTTGTGCTGTCCGGCAGTCACCTCGTGGAGGGGGACAATGTTCTGGCGGTGGAAGTTCATCAGACGGGCAGCAGTAGCTCCGATCTGGCATTGGGCATCGCGTTGACCACCGAGACCGGGATTCCGAATCAGCCGGTTTCCCTCGTGACGGCGATCACCGACACCGAAGTTCAGGAAGGGAGCCCCGCTGGATTCACCGGTGCTGTGAGCGGTACCGCACCGATTGTTTATCGATGGCTTCACGATGGTGTTGAGCTGGCGGGAAAGACGGAGCCGACGCTCAGTATCGCAGCGGTCTCTGCGGCAGATGCGGGTCTTTATACGCTCGTTGCCAGCAATGGCTTCGGCTCGATGACGACCTCGGCACGCTTGACCTTGGCACCTCCGTTGGCACCCCTGACCGTGGAGGTGGAGGGCTTGCTGAACTCGCAACTGACGTTGTCGGCTCTGGTGTCCGCTGGTCAAAGGTACGAGGTGGAGTCCACTGATGGATTGGAGCCATCGTCCTGGACATCGGTGCTGACGCACACTGCGGTTGAGACCGGCAAGTTCTCCTGGCAAGTGGATACGACCACCGCCCCCGCGCGGTTCTTCCGGATTCGCCGTCAATAG
- a CDS encoding thioredoxin family protein: MNLMLCARPTLGRQWQRSLALGWLVLSALIGGAEEDESPFRVTVTVERRGEKALLQARFEFPAGHYLYADKLHFQAGGSGSEMAFDVPQPTLVTDKHSQSQKSVHLRPFVASRALDLAANGSLPLQVSWQGCSEEACFLPESVDWIVRGDGTVVAADAGAPATAHAASASSSVSAALTNGLVVLSRSTGYANDETFLRWLDRALDGGRSVDAPALSLPVGVWSSLMTIGLILLGGLGLNLTPCVLPLIPINLAILGAGAASTNRRRGFLLGSVYGAGMALTYGLLGLTVVVTGAKFGALNSSPWFNFGIAVIFGVLSLAMFDKWALDFSGLQSRMGGPGRSRRGGIFAALIMGSVAATLAGACVAPVLISVLLLSTTLYTEGNWLGVALPFLLGLGMALPWPLAGGGLSFLPKPGTWMVRVKQAFGVLILVFAGYYAVLGWSLLPSASSAGGETGTSPSVQQTIDHFRQELDQAKQANLPIFVKFGASWCKNCTAMERTTLGDPKVVERLHRFAIVKFAAEHPSDPAIKQVLDQFGVMGLPTFLILSNQKSAVQDARIEPDGSRRL, translated from the coding sequence ATGAATTTGATGTTGTGTGCCCGGCCGACCTTGGGCCGCCAGTGGCAGCGCTCTCTGGCGTTGGGCTGGCTGGTTTTGTCGGCGCTCATCGGCGGGGCGGAGGAGGATGAATCCCCGTTCCGAGTCACAGTCACTGTGGAGCGGCGCGGCGAGAAAGCGTTGCTTCAAGCCCGCTTTGAATTTCCTGCTGGTCACTACCTCTATGCCGACAAGCTGCACTTTCAAGCGGGTGGGAGCGGGAGCGAGATGGCCTTTGATGTTCCGCAACCCACCCTGGTCACTGACAAGCACAGCCAATCCCAAAAGTCGGTGCATCTACGGCCGTTCGTGGCGAGCCGGGCGCTTGACTTGGCCGCCAACGGATCGCTCCCTCTCCAAGTGAGCTGGCAGGGCTGCAGCGAGGAAGCGTGCTTTCTGCCCGAGTCGGTGGACTGGATCGTGCGCGGCGATGGCACCGTCGTTGCGGCCGATGCGGGTGCTCCGGCGACCGCTCATGCGGCCTCTGCCTCCTCCTCAGTCAGTGCCGCCTTGACCAATGGGCTGGTGGTGCTGTCGAGGTCCACGGGATATGCCAACGACGAGACTTTTCTGCGTTGGTTGGATCGCGCGCTGGACGGCGGTCGGTCGGTCGACGCACCCGCCCTTAGCCTTCCGGTTGGAGTGTGGAGCAGCCTCATGACGATCGGTCTCATACTCCTCGGGGGTTTGGGACTGAACCTAACCCCCTGTGTGCTTCCCTTGATTCCGATCAATCTAGCAATTCTGGGGGCAGGAGCGGCGTCCACCAATCGACGACGCGGGTTCCTATTGGGGAGTGTGTATGGAGCGGGCATGGCGCTCACGTACGGGCTTCTCGGTTTGACGGTGGTTGTCACCGGCGCAAAATTCGGCGCGTTGAATTCCTCGCCGTGGTTCAACTTTGGCATCGCCGTCATCTTTGGGGTGTTGAGTCTGGCGATGTTTGATAAATGGGCCCTGGATTTTTCAGGGCTGCAGTCGCGTATGGGCGGTCCTGGTCGATCGCGCCGGGGAGGGATTTTCGCCGCCTTGATCATGGGAAGCGTGGCGGCAACCTTGGCGGGTGCGTGTGTGGCTCCGGTCTTGATCTCGGTCCTGCTGCTCTCCACCACCCTTTACACCGAAGGCAATTGGCTCGGCGTGGCGCTTCCCTTTCTCCTGGGGCTCGGAATGGCTCTTCCTTGGCCGCTGGCCGGGGGAGGCCTGTCCTTTTTGCCGAAGCCTGGAACCTGGATGGTTCGAGTCAAACAAGCGTTTGGAGTGCTCATCCTGGTGTTCGCGGGCTATTATGCCGTGTTGGGCTGGAGCTTGCTGCCGTCCGCCTCTTCCGCCGGAGGAGAAACCGGAACCTCACCCTCGGTTCAGCAGACCATCGACCACTTTCGGCAGGAGTTGGACCAGGCGAAGCAAGCGAACCTGCCCATTTTTGTAAAGTTTGGCGCCAGCTGGTGCAAGAACTGCACCGCCATGGAGCGGACCACTTTGGGGGATCCCAAGGTTGTGGAGCGGTTGCATCGCTTTGCGATCGTCAAGTTTGCCGCTGAACACCCTTCTGATCCTGCCATCAAGCAGGTTCTTGATCAGTTTGGGGTGATGGGTTTGCCCACATTTTTGATCCTTTCCAACCAGAAATCGGCTGTTCAAGACGCTCGGATCGAGCCCGACGGTTCTCGGCGACTTTGA
- a CDS encoding DUF4266 domain-containing protein — protein MHSLHTLLVQVRRLVGLLCLAGMLAGCTHVKPWERGALADSIMLPDRDPVGKQMAEHMWFSREAASGGRGVGGGGCGCN, from the coding sequence ATGCATTCTCTTCACACGCTTTTGGTCCAGGTTCGTCGCTTGGTCGGGTTGCTCTGCTTGGCGGGGATGCTGGCTGGGTGCACTCATGTGAAGCCCTGGGAGCGGGGAGCCTTGGCCGACTCCATCATGCTTCCGGATCGCGATCCCGTTGGTAAACAGATGGCTGAGCATATGTGGTTTTCACGCGAAGCCGCGTCGGGGGGACGTGGCGTGGGCGGCGGAGGATGCGGCTGCAATTGA
- a CDS encoding TlpA family protein disulfide reductase, with protein sequence MSILSNKPSRFFPTLVRSLTLTLVLAAVAGAAPKVGDPFPDLQSYGLEGALPDLKGKVVLVDFFASWCEPCKASFPVMQALHKDYAAKGLVILAVNVDEKAADMAQFLKKHTADFAVVRDAQHKLVSEIKIKAMPSSFLVDAQGKVVAVHSGFKGEETRKKYVSEIEALLNSK encoded by the coding sequence ATGAGCATCTTGTCCAACAAACCTAGTCGTTTCTTTCCCACACTCGTCCGCAGTCTGACGTTGACCCTGGTTCTGGCGGCGGTGGCCGGCGCAGCGCCCAAAGTTGGCGACCCGTTTCCCGACCTGCAGAGCTACGGGCTGGAAGGCGCGCTGCCGGATCTGAAGGGAAAGGTGGTGCTGGTCGATTTTTTCGCCTCCTGGTGCGAGCCGTGCAAGGCGTCCTTCCCGGTGATGCAGGCGTTGCACAAGGATTACGCCGCGAAGGGCTTGGTCATTCTGGCTGTCAACGTCGATGAGAAAGCTGCCGATATGGCTCAGTTTCTCAAAAAGCACACCGCTGATTTTGCGGTGGTCCGCGACGCTCAGCATAAGCTGGTCAGCGAGATTAAGATCAAGGCCATGCCCAGCTCGTTTCTGGTCGATGCGCAGGGCAAGGTGGTGGCCGTCCATTCCGGGTTCAAGGGTGAGGAAACTCGCAAGAAATATGTGAGCGAGATCGAAGCTCTGCTGAATTCCAAATAG
- a CDS encoding FAD:protein FMN transferase produces the protein MVLASESTVRQRVRSSATVDETEGLTVLSFHALGTVCRVSLIEPSRWAANAYLDALLNWVAEFEAKYSRFLETSLICRINAAAGRDWVAVDEETDLLLELCHQMHFLTSGAFDATSLPLLRLWNWKARPSALPMADQVQVALRLVGWKKVQRRPGAIFLPEAGMGLDLGGIGKEYAVDRVVEMAKEYGVAKLMVDFGQDIRVVGTPLNRPAWHIGMEHPMQLGSCWGSVALQDGAVACSGDYRRHFEHEGRKYGHIIDPRTGWPVNSGCRVVTAIAPSCTMAGILTTTAFILGPQEGARFIESQVGASGAILTDQHRYLTRRFHEHLVQQT, from the coding sequence ATGGTTCTAGCCTCCGAATCAACGGTACGACAGCGGGTGCGTTCGAGCGCCACCGTGGACGAGACCGAGGGACTCACAGTTCTTAGCTTTCATGCCTTGGGAACCGTGTGTCGGGTCTCACTGATCGAACCTTCACGCTGGGCCGCCAACGCCTACCTGGATGCCCTGCTGAACTGGGTCGCAGAGTTTGAGGCGAAGTACAGTCGATTTCTGGAGACCAGCCTGATCTGCCGCATCAATGCGGCGGCGGGACGCGACTGGGTGGCGGTTGATGAGGAAACGGATCTGCTGCTGGAGCTGTGCCATCAGATGCACTTCCTCACCTCAGGTGCCTTTGATGCGACCTCTTTGCCGCTGCTGCGTCTCTGGAATTGGAAAGCGCGTCCTTCCGCGCTGCCGATGGCGGACCAGGTCCAGGTGGCGCTTCGCCTGGTAGGGTGGAAGAAAGTCCAGCGGAGACCGGGTGCCATCTTTCTACCCGAAGCGGGCATGGGGCTGGATTTGGGCGGCATCGGGAAGGAATACGCCGTTGATCGAGTTGTTGAGATGGCCAAGGAATATGGCGTGGCGAAGCTGATGGTGGATTTTGGACAGGATATTCGCGTGGTCGGCACCCCGTTGAATCGGCCGGCGTGGCACATCGGGATGGAACATCCGATGCAGCTGGGATCCTGTTGGGGGAGCGTGGCGCTGCAGGATGGCGCGGTGGCTTGCTCGGGAGACTACCGGCGTCATTTCGAACATGAAGGCCGCAAGTACGGGCACATCATCGATCCCCGAACCGGGTGGCCGGTCAACAGCGGGTGTCGGGTGGTCACAGCCATAGCTCCGAGTTGTACCATGGCGGGTATTCTCACCACCACCGCCTTCATTTTGGGTCCTCAAGAGGGGGCTCGTTTCATCGAATCTCAAGTAGGCGCCTCCGGCGCCATCCTCACCGACCAACATCGTTATCTGACCCGACGTTTCCATGAGCATCTTGTCCAACAAACCTAG
- a CDS encoding DUF3570 domain-containing protein, whose translation MKSLSLKFIGSVSPEVLTRGPERECGRGRRRGRRRLAEATFIILLYVSQPSRSQGADRVDYRYEDYAEGAGRIHIRTHGASFEKGIVPWLSLKGNYVYDGISGATPTGAPPLPGEKTVREVTIEDIRRAGYIEPSFKFGRHTLTPQLSLSRESDYESKGISLMHAMEFNEKNTTVTWGVSHAFDRLLPNEGTSNTQREHKDSTDFMVGVTQLLGPKTYTTLNLTLGYSSGFLSDPYKRVLFDDFYTPSNPYNPGDPWTVQPEKRPEHKFRQVLFWSVNHAVTSANGAVEFSYRFHHDDFGVLANTVDLQWHQKLGKWLIVSPLFRFHTQTSADFYGTHFPGDPSCTLPPPFCTDVPAPTYYSADYRLSSLNTFTYGIGLSAQVHERVSLDFAYKRYTMHGTDGITASVAYPKAHVFTGGLSIWF comes from the coding sequence ATGAAGTCTCTGTCGTTAAAGTTCATCGGATCCGTTTCGCCCGAGGTTCTCACCCGAGGGCCTGAGCGTGAGTGTGGCCGCGGGCGCAGGCGCGGGAGGCGGCGTCTGGCGGAAGCTACCTTTATCATTCTTCTCTATGTCTCCCAGCCCTCCCGGAGCCAAGGGGCGGACCGGGTGGACTATCGGTATGAGGATTATGCGGAAGGTGCGGGGCGCATCCATATTCGCACCCATGGGGCTTCCTTTGAAAAGGGCATTGTGCCTTGGCTCAGCCTGAAGGGCAATTATGTCTACGATGGGATCTCGGGAGCAACTCCGACGGGCGCGCCGCCGCTTCCGGGAGAAAAAACGGTGCGGGAGGTGACCATCGAGGATATCCGCCGAGCGGGCTACATTGAGCCCAGCTTCAAGTTTGGCAGGCATACGCTCACTCCCCAGCTGTCCTTGAGTCGCGAGAGCGACTACGAGTCCAAGGGCATCTCGCTGATGCATGCCATGGAGTTCAATGAAAAGAACACCACGGTGACCTGGGGAGTGAGCCATGCCTTTGATCGACTTTTGCCGAACGAGGGCACCTCGAACACCCAGCGGGAGCATAAGGATAGCACCGACTTCATGGTGGGAGTCACCCAGTTGCTGGGGCCCAAGACTTACACCACCCTGAATCTCACGCTGGGGTACAGCAGCGGATTCCTCAGCGATCCCTACAAACGGGTGCTCTTCGATGATTTCTACACGCCTTCCAATCCGTATAACCCTGGCGATCCCTGGACGGTTCAGCCCGAGAAGCGGCCGGAGCACAAATTCCGACAAGTATTGTTCTGGTCGGTGAACCATGCCGTGACCTCCGCCAATGGGGCCGTGGAGTTCTCCTATCGGTTCCATCACGATGACTTCGGTGTGCTGGCCAACACGGTCGATCTTCAGTGGCACCAGAAGCTGGGCAAATGGCTGATTGTGTCGCCGTTATTCCGCTTTCACACCCAGACCTCGGCAGACTTTTACGGAACTCATTTCCCCGGGGATCCGAGCTGCACCTTGCCCCCACCGTTCTGCACCGATGTTCCGGCACCCACTTACTACTCCGCGGATTACCGTCTTTCCTCGCTCAACACGTTCACTTACGGCATTGGCCTGAGCGCCCAGGTGCATGAGCGAGTCTCCCTGGATTTCGCCTACAAGCGCTACACCATGCACGGCACCGACGGCATTACTGCGTCGGTGGCCTATCCCAAGGCTCATGTGTTCACGGGAGGACTTTCGATATGGTTCTAG
- a CDS encoding DUF1553 domain-containing protein codes for MMRLRPIPDGVRRPASPSTGGNTVPTPSWVRTTLALALLCQGLGGATASPSPESTRQHWSFQPLKRPARPSVVRKDWPRTDLDPFILARLEQAGSAPLAAADKQTLIRRATFDLLGLPPTTEEVRSFLADDSPEAFAKVIDRLLDSPHYGEHWGRHWLDVVRYADTAGETADYPVPVAWRYRNYVIQAFNTDKPYDEFLREQIAGDILGQQGPRERYRERITATGYLAISRRFGFDSENYHHLTIQDTIDNLGQTALGLTLGCARCHDHKYDPVSMADYYGLYGIFDSSRYAFPGSEQKQRYRAMAPLMPPEEAQASWTKFDERVAGLLRKLERNKQPGAPGVLRSLADMDGDFEMQAIAAGGSRGVLVAPWVYEGAISVTREAQSPLGNLYPLGKAGVSLPSGTNHYAFGQSIYPSRTHEQGGRLHFNLDFRAATPDSKLPGRHRIWLGSRTVRPSTTSAAHGEAHPDHASTSPVSPDSPAFELFISSTALALRSTEPRQPSPLRVEPAAWHNLQLTLDLGGRTVSGRLCSGTNEVPIPSQPFLTAWNGSLNFIEINSESATTPATPPLDVDNIGIRETPIPSIVEAKSATTGAGEPTVAGLEAEIVRRSGMDGGFEFQSPDTPPARPWHPGPKSLVKITKAAQSPYTHLFPAGKLGLHLPGGEAYNGFGQTLTNTWKASTTDRVRVAFDFRTHSPVAAEGTWRMYVGHGAGPGPALELFFNDRQFYPRNGDSRTALRPLTTNTWYHVQVELQLASKTYRGWIGTPSDRTEFQGSLATGWDGVLDYTFIDSYGHIGGNKPAVEVDNYVIREEPLPGWDASAVAQLAHADERDTIQQLKRRLEALNLDLENARKELNAALAEGPGEMTYAVVEATPRNARIHLRGEQDKLGAEVPRGFLKVLGGDVIPEQANGSGRLELAGWVTRPTNPLTPRVMANRIWQYHFGRGLVSTPNDFGLRGQPPTHPELLDYLAMRFLDSGWSIKAMHRLIMNSATYQQRAAVGPNELYAGYTRQRLSAESLRDSILKASGELDETPGEGHPFPTPIGWGFSQHGPFSGTYDHNRRSIYLMTQRIKRHPFLALFDGADPNGTTPTRSISTVPTQALYFMNDPFVHDKARKLAERLQKSSTAQAEQVKLAFQWTLGRPPAAEEGADAAEFLEAYRTELRLQSEAEAQTTALAAFARTLFASNEFLHID; via the coding sequence ATGATGAGACTGAGACCAATTCCGGACGGCGTCCGACGCCCTGCATCGCCGTCGACAGGGGGTAACACCGTGCCCACCCCTTCCTGGGTCAGGACGACCCTGGCCCTAGCCTTACTCTGCCAGGGCTTGGGTGGGGCGACGGCCAGCCCCTCTCCCGAATCCACGAGACAGCATTGGTCGTTTCAGCCGTTGAAACGACCGGCGAGACCGTCCGTGGTTCGAAAGGATTGGCCTCGCACGGATCTGGATCCGTTTATCCTGGCCCGATTGGAACAGGCAGGCAGCGCTCCCCTCGCCGCGGCGGACAAGCAAACTCTGATCCGACGCGCCACCTTTGATCTGCTCGGCCTACCTCCGACGACCGAGGAAGTGCGGAGCTTTCTTGCCGATGACTCACCCGAGGCGTTCGCCAAGGTCATCGACCGCCTGCTCGACTCCCCTCACTACGGTGAACACTGGGGCCGCCACTGGCTCGATGTGGTCCGCTACGCCGACACCGCCGGGGAAACAGCTGACTATCCCGTGCCGGTCGCCTGGCGCTATCGAAACTATGTGATACAGGCCTTCAACACCGATAAGCCATATGATGAATTCCTGAGGGAGCAGATCGCCGGCGATATCCTCGGGCAGCAGGGTCCTCGAGAACGCTACCGCGAACGCATCACCGCCACGGGTTACCTGGCGATCTCCCGTCGTTTTGGCTTCGACTCCGAGAACTACCATCACCTCACCATCCAGGATACCATCGACAACCTGGGCCAGACCGCGCTCGGGCTGACCCTGGGATGCGCCCGCTGCCATGATCACAAATATGATCCTGTGTCCATGGCGGACTACTACGGGCTCTACGGGATTTTTGATAGCAGTCGCTATGCTTTTCCTGGATCGGAACAGAAGCAGCGCTACCGCGCCATGGCCCCGCTGATGCCGCCCGAGGAAGCGCAAGCGAGCTGGACCAAATTCGATGAGCGAGTCGCCGGCCTCCTGCGCAAGCTCGAACGAAACAAACAACCCGGAGCGCCCGGGGTTCTGCGTTCGCTGGCGGACATGGATGGAGACTTCGAAATGCAGGCGATCGCCGCCGGCGGCAGCCGCGGAGTCCTGGTCGCACCTTGGGTTTATGAAGGGGCTATTTCTGTCACCCGCGAAGCCCAAAGCCCTCTGGGAAACCTGTATCCGCTGGGCAAAGCCGGGGTTTCCCTCCCGTCCGGAACGAACCACTACGCGTTTGGCCAGTCCATTTACCCGAGCCGGACTCATGAACAAGGCGGGCGACTGCACTTCAACTTGGACTTCCGCGCCGCCACCCCCGATTCCAAGCTACCTGGACGCCACCGTATCTGGCTCGGATCGCGCACCGTGCGGCCCAGCACCACTTCAGCCGCGCATGGCGAGGCCCACCCCGACCACGCCTCCACTTCACCAGTAAGCCCTGACTCACCCGCCTTCGAGCTGTTCATCTCCTCAACGGCGCTCGCCCTTCGCAGCACCGAGCCTCGCCAACCTTCCCCCCTCCGCGTCGAACCCGCCGCCTGGCACAACCTCCAACTCACCCTCGATCTGGGAGGTCGAACGGTGTCGGGCCGTTTGTGCAGCGGCACCAACGAGGTTCCCATCCCAAGCCAGCCCTTCCTGACCGCCTGGAACGGCTCGCTCAACTTCATCGAGATCAACAGTGAATCGGCGACCACTCCCGCCACCCCTCCACTCGACGTCGACAACATCGGAATCCGTGAAACACCCATCCCTTCGATCGTGGAGGCGAAGTCGGCCACCACGGGAGCCGGCGAGCCGACAGTCGCCGGTTTGGAAGCTGAGATTGTTCGGCGGAGCGGCATGGATGGAGGCTTCGAATTTCAGTCGCCGGACACGCCCCCCGCCCGCCCCTGGCACCCGGGACCCAAAAGCCTGGTCAAAATCACCAAGGCCGCCCAGAGCCCCTACACGCACCTGTTCCCCGCCGGTAAGCTCGGGTTGCATCTGCCCGGCGGCGAGGCCTACAACGGCTTCGGCCAGACCCTGACGAACACCTGGAAAGCGAGCACCACCGATCGTGTGCGGGTAGCCTTCGATTTCCGAACCCATTCACCGGTCGCCGCCGAGGGCACTTGGAGAATGTATGTCGGTCATGGGGCCGGTCCCGGCCCGGCCTTGGAGCTCTTCTTCAACGACCGACAGTTCTATCCGCGGAATGGAGATTCACGCACCGCCTTGCGCCCGCTCACCACCAACACTTGGTATCACGTGCAGGTGGAGCTTCAGCTCGCCTCCAAAACCTACCGCGGGTGGATTGGCACCCCTTCCGACCGAACCGAATTTCAGGGATCGCTGGCGACGGGATGGGATGGTGTGCTGGACTACACCTTCATCGATAGCTATGGACACATCGGTGGGAACAAGCCGGCGGTGGAGGTGGACAACTATGTGATCCGGGAGGAGCCACTTCCGGGATGGGACGCCTCGGCCGTCGCCCAGCTCGCGCACGCCGACGAGCGGGACACGATCCAACAACTCAAGCGCCGTCTGGAAGCGCTCAACCTCGATCTCGAAAACGCCCGTAAGGAGCTCAATGCGGCGCTCGCAGAAGGCCCAGGCGAGATGACCTATGCGGTGGTCGAGGCCACCCCACGCAACGCGCGCATCCACCTCCGCGGCGAACAGGACAAGCTCGGAGCGGAAGTCCCGCGCGGATTCCTAAAGGTTCTCGGGGGCGATGTGATTCCCGAGCAGGCGAACGGAAGCGGCCGTCTCGAACTGGCCGGCTGGGTCACGCGTCCCACAAACCCGCTCACCCCACGGGTAATGGCCAATCGCATCTGGCAATACCACTTCGGCCGCGGACTGGTCAGCACGCCCAATGACTTCGGACTGCGCGGACAGCCCCCGACCCACCCCGAGCTGCTGGACTACTTGGCGATGCGGTTCTTGGATTCCGGCTGGTCGATCAAGGCAATGCACCGGCTCATTATGAACTCCGCTACTTACCAACAGCGCGCTGCGGTCGGGCCCAACGAGCTGTATGCCGGCTACACACGGCAGCGGTTGTCGGCCGAATCCCTGCGCGATAGTATTCTAAAGGCGAGCGGTGAACTGGACGAAACGCCGGGAGAAGGCCATCCGTTTCCCACCCCGATCGGATGGGGCTTCAGCCAGCACGGTCCTTTCAGCGGAACCTATGATCATAACCGGCGCAGCATCTATCTCATGACGCAGCGGATCAAGCGACACCCCTTCCTGGCGCTCTTCGACGGTGCGGACCCGAATGGGACCACCCCCACGCGGAGTATTTCAACGGTGCCCACCCAGGCGCTGTATTTCATGAACGACCCGTTCGTGCACGACAAGGCCCGCAAGCTGGCCGAGCGGCTTCAGAAATCCAGCACCGCCCAGGCGGAACAAGTGAAGCTGGCCTTCCAATGGACTTTGGGACGCCCACCCGCAGCGGAAGAAGGTGCCGATGCGGCTGAATTCCTGGAGGCTTATCGAACCGAACTGCGGCTGCAGTCCGAGGCCGAAGCCCAGACCACCGCCCTGGCTGCCTTCGCCCGCACCTTGTTTGCGAGCAACGAATTCCTGCACATCGACTAA